Proteins from one Impatiens glandulifera chromosome 2, dImpGla2.1, whole genome shotgun sequence genomic window:
- the LOC124923718 gene encoding reticulon-like protein B13, with protein sequence MSPDIQPSPEQPNLGIMMKDICQWRRKKLSAAVLVGATAFWVALEVYQFNFITIVSWIGLIVTAVSFLSGAIFRLFHKEAPKLEKLEMREEMVEEIAKTIGECFDGGMKWMFRVSMETEWYAFLATLVCLWILSVIGSCFELPSLLYFGTLVGMAVPKIYEKNEKRMKELEKKMRMKMNDLEKKMIEFQRRGKELLKKYYNVGYDKVVGKNKTNNPAIAKEEEKEKIKKFKKVNKDE encoded by the exons atGTCGCCAGACATCCAACCATCGCCGGAGCAACCAAACTTAg gtATAATGATGAAGGACATATGCCAATGGCGGAGAAAGAAGCTAAGTGCCGCCGTTTTGGTTGGTGCCACCGCCTTCTGGGTGGCGCTTGAGGTTTATCAATTCAACTTCATCACCATCGTTTCATGGATTGGCTTAATCGTCACCGCCGTGTCTTTCCTCTCCGGCGCCATTTTCAGGCTTTTTCACAA GGAAGCACCAAAGTTGGAGAAGCTAGAGATGAGAGAAGAAATGGTTGAAGAGATTGCGAAGACAATTGGAGAATGTTTTGATGGAGGAATGAAGTGGATGTTTCGGGTGAGTATGGAGACAGAATGGTATGCTTTTCTTGCAACATTGGTTTGTCTATGGATACTTTCTGTCATCGGCAGCTGCTTTGAGTTGCCTTCACTTCTCTATTTCGGTACACTAGTGGGAATGGCGGTACCGAAAATATATGAGAAGAATGAAAAGAGGATGAAAGagttggagaagaagatgaggatgaagatgaaTGATTTGGAGAAGAAGATGATTGAGTTTCAGAGGAGGGGGAAGGAGCTATTGAAGAAGTATTACAATGTTGGATATGATAAGGTGGTTGGAAAAAATAAGACCAATAATCCTGCAATTGcaaaggaggaggagaaggagaagatcAAGAAATTCAAGAAAGTGAACAAGGATGAATGA
- the LOC124927736 gene encoding L-ascorbate oxidase homolog, translated as MGRPAILLFTLAFLIVTLVVKAEDASRYFTWTVTYGTAAPLAVSQQVILINGQFPGPRLDTITNENIIINVINKLDQPFLLTWNGIKQRKNSWQDGVVGTNCPIPTNSNYTYKFQTKDQIGTYTYFPSTLLHKAAGGFGGLNVYARSVIPVPYARPAEDFTLLIGDWHKASHKTLQQTLDNGKTLPLPDALLINGQTTTTFTGDQGKTYMFRISNVGLSTTFNFRIQGHLLKLVEVEGSNVIQNVYDSLDVHVGQSVAVLVTLNQTSKDYYIVASSRFNGKVITATAILHYSNSKTSVSGPLPPPPTYQLHGSMQQARTFRWNLTSNAARPNPQGSFHYGGIPITKAFVFANSAPVIGGKLRYAVNRVSYVNSDTPLKLADYFNIPGVFNMSSLQSNPTEGPSYMATPVVSTSLHDFIEVVFQNNEKTIQSWHLDGYDFWVVGFGSGQWTQASRKGYNLKDALTRHTTQVFPSSWTAILVSLDNQGMWNLRSAIWERQYLGQQFYLRVYDPVHSLSNEYNVPTNVLLCGRAVGRQP; from the exons ATGGGCAGACCAGCCATATTACTGTTTACATTGGCTTTCTTGATTGTCACTCTGGTGGTGAAAGCAGAGGATGCTTCCAGATACTTCACATGGACTGTCACTTATGGAACTGCTGCTCCTCTTGCTGTTTCCCAGCAG GTGATTCTTATCAATGGTCAATTCCCTGGGCCTAGACTTGACACTATAACCAATGAGAATATTATCATAAATGTCATCAACAAACTAGACCAGCCTTTTCTATTGACATG gaATGGAATTAAACAGAGGAAGAACTCTTGGCAAGATGGAGTTGTTGGTACTAATTGTCCTATCCCTACTAATTCAAACTACACTTATAAGTTCCAAACCAAAGATCAAATTGGAACATACACATACTTCCCTTCAACATTACTTCATAAAGCTGCTGGAGGATTTGGAGGATTAAATGTCTATGCAAGATCTGTAATCCCCGTTCCTTATGCTAGACCAGCCGAAGATTTCACTTTACTCATTGGTGACTGGCACAAGGCCTCCCACAAG ACTCTCCAACAGACTCTTGATAATGGAAAAACGCTTCCACTTCCGGATGCTCTCCTCATAAACGGACAGACCACAACTACTTTTACGGGTGATCAAG GAAAGACATACATGTTCAGAATATCAAATGTGGGACTATCAACCACGTTCAACTTCAGGATTCAAGGACACTTGTTGAAGCTAGTTGAAGTTGAAGGGTCTAATGTTATTCAGAACGTGTACGATTCTCTCGACGTTCATGTAGGTCAATCTGTTGCGGTTCTAGTCACTCTGAATCAAACTTCCAAGGATTATTATATTGTTGCATCATCTCGGTTTAATGGTAAAGTGATCACTGCAACTGCCATCCTGCATTACTCGAACTCCAAAACTTCCGTTTCTGGACCTCTTCCACCGCCTCCTACTTACCAACTTCACGGGTCTATGCAGCAAGCGAGAACCTTCAG GTGGAACTTGACCTCGAATGCAGCCCGTCCCAACCCACAAGGCTCGTTCCACTATGGAGGCATCCCAATAACAAAGGCATTCGTGTTTGCAAACTCAGCCCCTGTGATTGGCGGAAAGTTGAGATATGCTGTAAACAGAGTCTCCTATGTAAATTCAGATACTCCCCTGAAGCTTGCCGATTACTTTAACATTCCCGGAGTCTTTAACATGAGTTCCCTCCAAAGCAATCCAACCGAAGGCCCTTCATACATGGCGACGCCAGTTGTTTCCACTTCTCTACACGATTTCATCGAAGTTGTTTTTCAGAATAACGAAAAAACCATCCAATCTTGGCACCTCGACGGCTATGATTTCTGGGTTGTTGG CTTCGGTTCTGGACAATGGACTCAAGCGAGTAGAAAAGGGTACAATCTAAAGGATGCCCTGACCCGACATACTACACAG GTATTCCCGAGCTCGTGGACAGCGATATTGGTCTCATTGGATAACCAAGGAATGTGGAATTTGAGGTCTGCCATATGGGAGAGACAGTATTTGGGACAGCAATTTTACCTTAGAGTTTACGACCCTGTTCATAGCCTCTCCAACGAATACAATGTTCCAACCAATGTATTGCTTTGCGGGAGAGCCGTTGGAAGACAACCATGA
- the LOC124926049 gene encoding L-ascorbate oxidase homolog, translating into MTKAVLLHSLLIILAFSCVSLVKAEDPYRFFTWEVTYGTISPLGFLQRGILINGQFPGPTLDWVTNDNIIINVINKLDEPFLITWNGIKQRKSSWQDGVLGTNCPIPPNSNWTYTMQMKDQIGTYNYFPSTLMHRASGGFGGLNLHARSVIPVPYPEPAEEFTVLVSDWWKADHKTLQQTLDSGNAFPFPDAILINGSPKNVVSFAGEKGQRYLFRVSNIGFTTSINFRIQGHNMTLVEVEGSHTLQEKYEWIDVHVGQSVAVLVTLNMESKDYFIVASTRFTKPILTTTAILHYNDSTVTASGPLPVAPTYQLHLSMKHARTIRWNLTANAARPNPQGSFHYGQIPIVRTLILQNTAAKVDGKTRYAINGVSHVNPATPLKLADWLNIPDVFTLNLTKSTPMTPPGPVSLEPSVIGLSLHDFVEIVFQNTENTVQTWHLDGHDFWTVAFGNGQWNTTMRRRYNRADATTRNTVQVYPYGWSVILVSLDNKGMWNLRSANWARQYLGQQLYFKVWNDEPSLFTEYNPPVNQLFCGLAHP; encoded by the exons ATGACTAAAGCTGTTCTCCTTCATTCTCTTTTGATCATATTGGCTTTCTCCTGTGTTAGTTTGGTGAAGGCTGAAGACCCTTATAGGTTCTTCACATGGGAAGTGACATATGGGACTATTTCCCCACTTGGTTTCCTACAAAGG GGAATCCTTATAAATGGGCAATTTCCTGGCCCTACTCTTGATTGGGTGACTAacgataatatcattattaatgtCATCAATAAGCTTGATGAACCTTTTCTTATTACATG GAATGGGATAAAGCAGAGGAAGTCATCTTGGCAAGATGGAGTTCTTGGGACGAATTGCCCAATCCCTCCCAACTCAAACTGGACATACACAATGCAGATGAAAGACCAGATAGGAACTTACAATTATTTCCCATCCACTTTGATGCATAGAGCTTCTGGAGGTTTCGGGGGCTTGAATTTGCACGCCAGATCCGTCATTCCAGTTCCTTATCCCGAACCTGCAGAAGAATTCACAGTTCTCGTCAGCGATTGGTGGAAGGCTGATCACAAG ACATTACAACAGACACTTGATTCAGGGAATGCATTTCCTTTTCCAGATGCAATCCTCATAAACGGGAGTCCTAAAAATGTAGTATCCTTTGCTGGGGAGAAAG GACAAAGGTATTTGTTTAGGGTGTCGAACATCGGTTTCACAACCTCGATCAACTTTAGGATCCAGGGACATAACATGACACTTGTTGAGGTTGAAGGTTCCCATACACTGCAGGAAAAGTACGAATGGATTGACGTCCATGTTGGACAATCCGTGGCTGTTTTAGTAACCTTAAACATGGAATCAAAGGACTATTTCATAGTGGCTTCTACACGATTCACAAAGCCCATTCTCACAACCACTGCGATTCTTCACTACAATGATTCTACTGTCACTGCTAGTGGACCATTACCTGTTGCTCCTACTTATCAACTTCACTTGTCTATGAAGCATGCAAGAACAATTAG ATGGAATTTGACAGCAAATGCAGCTAGGCCGAATCCTCAAGGGTCATTCCATTATGGACAAATACCAATAGTGAGAACACTTATTTTGCAAAACACAGCTGCAAAGGTAGATGGAAAGACAAGATATGCCATTAATGGAGTCTCCCATGTGAATCCAGCCACTCCTTTGAAACTAGCTGATTGGTTGAACATACCCGACGTCTTCACCTTGAACTTGACTAAGAGCACCCCCATGACTCCTCCTGGACCAGTAAGCCTTGAGCCGTCTGTAATAGGCCTCAGTCTTCACGACTTTGTGGAAATTGTCTTCCAGAATACTGAGAACACAGTTCAGACTTGGCATCTGGATGGACATGATTTCTGGACAGTGGc ATTTGGAAACGGGCAATGGAATACTACCATGAGAAGAAGATACAATCGAGCTGATGCGACCACCAGAAACACTGTTCag GTATACCCATATGGTTGGAGTGTAATATTGGTGTCACTAGACAATAAAGGGATGTGGAATTTAAGATCTGCAAACTGGGCTAGACAATATCTCGGACAACAATTGTATTTTAAGGTTTGGAACGACGAACCCAGCTTGTTCACTGAATACAACCCACCCGTCAACCAACTATTTTGCGGTCTTGCTCATCCTTAA